The Gemmatimonadota bacterium genome window below encodes:
- a CDS encoding BamA/TamA family outer membrane protein yields the protein MRVPSARRFGWPGVGAALFALLIAPATSVATAASSGSLSAQTPLRPEVVSLAFEGNEAFGDRQIASRIVTRETACRSNAILPLCWMGLNFALDRSYLSPGTFADDFVRVYRLYWGAGFREVQVDTTVTRHPDNKAEIVFRIVEGEPHHIVSLTLLGLEEVPSSSVTANLPISVGDRFDFELLEATRDTLLNRLKNTGYARVEVFRNLFIPAGTREAEVEFDIYAGPLARFGEISIEGNADVADAVIRRTLPFQEGTVYSESLRFEAQRNLYSQEIFTHAAIDEVAESPSEAVVPVRVTVNEGDGHRVRAGGGWDTAECFHAESRWSSLNFFGGLRRLVVRGRASNLFTRGLDSSICSGAGTGVFGELNWVVSADFTQPFIFSPRNSFAASLYAERQSLQNVFVRRAVGLNLSIARSIGRASFLTLSYRPQLARLDAAEIFFCTSFLICNPGDIDLLQSANLLSPVGLSLTRDRTNRVVSPTGGYTLLADFEHASDLTGSDFRYDRVLAEATVFFELGERIGLGETLVLAGRLRGGWLGADAFRGLEGDSPGSERRVAHPQKRFYAGGSTSVRGFSENRLGPEVISTQVENLVFPVADDAEPVCAPAEIVALTCDASNLPTGRFFARPTGGSRLVEGSVELRFPILGATLGGAAFVDFGRVHDGTANFSFSDMEFTPGVGLRYATPIGPIRVDIAYHKPESAALQVVTSQIRPFDTETDAPADRLRSGDHTLEWVRLEDLALLGPQVTLRDVSDSFWDLDRFQIHISIGQAF from the coding sequence ATGAGGGTGCCTTCAGCGCGGCGGTTCGGGTGGCCTGGTGTAGGGGCCGCGCTTTTCGCCCTTCTGATCGCCCCGGCGACTTCCGTGGCAACCGCGGCGTCTTCCGGGTCGCTTTCCGCCCAGACTCCCTTGCGCCCCGAAGTCGTCTCCCTCGCGTTCGAAGGGAACGAGGCCTTCGGGGACCGCCAGATCGCGAGCCGAATCGTCACCAGGGAAACGGCCTGCCGCAGCAACGCGATTCTCCCCCTCTGTTGGATGGGCCTGAACTTCGCGCTCGATCGCTCCTACCTGAGCCCGGGGACCTTCGCCGACGACTTCGTCCGTGTCTATCGCCTCTATTGGGGGGCGGGGTTCCGCGAGGTCCAGGTGGACACGACGGTCACGCGCCATCCGGACAACAAGGCGGAGATCGTTTTCCGGATCGTGGAGGGAGAGCCCCACCACATCGTCTCGCTCACCCTTCTCGGGCTCGAGGAGGTTCCGAGCAGCTCGGTGACCGCGAACCTTCCCATCTCGGTCGGAGACCGATTCGACTTCGAGCTCCTCGAGGCGACCCGCGATACTCTCCTCAACCGCCTCAAGAACACCGGCTATGCCCGAGTGGAGGTCTTCCGGAACCTCTTCATTCCGGCGGGGACCCGGGAAGCGGAGGTGGAGTTCGACATCTACGCGGGCCCCCTCGCGCGTTTCGGAGAAATCTCCATCGAGGGGAATGCCGATGTCGCGGACGCCGTTATCCGGCGAACACTCCCCTTCCAGGAAGGAACCGTCTACAGCGAGTCGTTGCGCTTCGAGGCCCAGCGGAATCTCTACAGCCAAGAAATCTTCACCCACGCGGCGATCGACGAGGTCGCCGAGTCTCCTTCGGAAGCCGTCGTCCCCGTCCGCGTCACGGTGAACGAGGGCGACGGGCACCGGGTGCGCGCCGGCGGGGGATGGGACACGGCCGAGTGTTTCCACGCGGAGTCGCGCTGGTCGAGTCTCAACTTCTTCGGGGGGCTGCGGCGCCTCGTCGTTCGGGGGCGTGCCTCGAACCTCTTCACCCGGGGTCTGGACAGTTCGATTTGTTCGGGAGCGGGCACCGGGGTCTTCGGCGAGCTCAACTGGGTGGTTTCGGCGGACTTCACTCAGCCTTTCATCTTTTCGCCGAGAAACTCCTTCGCGGCCTCCCTCTACGCGGAGCGCCAGAGCCTTCAGAACGTCTTCGTGCGCCGCGCCGTCGGGCTCAACCTGAGCATCGCCCGGAGCATCGGCCGTGCCTCCTTCCTGACTCTCTCGTATCGTCCGCAGCTGGCGCGCCTCGATGCGGCGGAAATCTTCTTCTGCACTTCCTTCCTGATCTGCAACCCGGGCGACATAGACCTCCTTCAGTCGGCGAACCTCCTCTCACCCGTAGGCCTCTCGCTCACGCGAGACCGGACAAACCGGGTTGTTTCTCCGACCGGCGGCTATACACTCCTTGCGGATTTCGAACACGCCTCCGATTTGACGGGCTCGGACTTTCGGTACGACCGCGTTCTCGCGGAAGCCACCGTCTTCTTCGAGTTGGGGGAAAGGATTGGCCTCGGAGAGACTCTCGTCCTCGCCGGCCGTTTGCGGGGCGGTTGGCTCGGGGCAGATGCGTTCCGGGGGCTCGAAGGCGACTCTCCGGGGTCGGAGCGTCGAGTCGCGCATCCGCAGAAGCGGTTCTACGCGGGCGGTTCGACTTCGGTGCGCGGATTCTCGGAAAACCGGCTCGGGCCCGAGGTCATCTCGACACAGGTCGAGAACCTCGTTTTCCCGGTCGCGGACGACGCGGAGCCGGTATGTGCGCCCGCGGAGATCGTCGCCCTCACCTGCGACGCGTCGAACCTCCCTACAGGCCGATTTTTCGCGCGTCCAACGGGGGGGAGCCGGCTCGTCGAAGGGAGCGTCGAGCTTCGGTTCCCGATCCTCGGCGCCACCTTGGGAGGAGCGGCCTTCGTAGATTTCGGGCGGGTCCACGATGGGACGGCGAATTTCAGCTTCTCGGACATGGAGTTCACGCCCGGCGTTGGACTCCGCTACGCGACCCCCATCGGCCCGATCCGCGTGGACATCGCATACCACAAGCCTGAGTCCGCGGCGCTGCAGGTCGTGACCTCCCAGATCCGCCCCTTCGACACGGAAACGGACGCACCAGCGGACCGCCTCCGTTCCGGAGACCACACTCTCGAGTGGGTTCGGCTCGAAGACCTGGCCCTCCTGGGACCTCAAGTGACGTTGAGGGACGTAAGCGACAGCTTCTGGGATCTCGATCGGTTCCAGATTCACATCTCCATCGGCCAGGCGTTCTGA
- a CDS encoding metallophosphoesterase family protein, producing the protein MSEVTVVHGSDLHFGKPHDPVAAEAFLASAQALAPDLIVLSGDFTQRAKVREYEEARAYLDRLPRVPVVVTPGNHDVPLYRVFERLLAPYRNYREHIADELDAVTRIPGATVVSLNSAAPHRAIVNGRIRLAQLEFARKAFERATPDDLKVLVTHHHLAPAPDYEGDRPLPGGREILDALEAMGVELVLGGHLHRAYIGNSLDVYPGVDRDRGIVIVQSGTTTSRRGRARERAKNTFNLLSVGARRLEVTHYMYFEEVSGFAPQSVHTFPRSPRRWFETSAAPERGAASGSGANRPVRAEVGP; encoded by the coding sequence ATGAGCGAGGTGACCGTCGTACACGGCTCGGACCTCCACTTCGGGAAGCCCCACGACCCCGTGGCAGCCGAAGCCTTCCTCGCCTCCGCCCAGGCGCTCGCGCCCGACCTCATCGTGCTTTCGGGCGACTTCACCCAGCGCGCGAAGGTCCGGGAATACGAGGAGGCGCGCGCCTATCTCGATCGGCTTCCCCGGGTCCCCGTCGTGGTGACTCCGGGAAATCACGATGTCCCCCTTTATCGCGTCTTCGAGCGGCTTTTGGCGCCCTACCGCAACTATCGCGAGCATATCGCGGACGAGTTGGATGCGGTGACCCGGATTCCGGGGGCGACGGTCGTGAGCCTCAATTCGGCGGCACCCCACCGTGCGATCGTGAACGGGAGAATCCGCCTCGCGCAGCTCGAATTTGCCCGCAAGGCCTTCGAAAGAGCCACGCCGGATGATCTGAAGGTTCTGGTGACCCATCACCATCTCGCGCCGGCGCCTGATTACGAAGGGGACCGCCCCCTTCCCGGCGGACGGGAGATTCTCGATGCCCTTGAAGCGATGGGGGTGGAGCTCGTCCTGGGTGGGCATCTCCACCGGGCCTATATCGGAAACTCCCTCGACGTGTATCCGGGGGTGGACCGGGACCGTGGGATCGTCATCGTGCAAAGTGGAACGACGACTTCTCGGCGGGGAAGGGCGCGGGAACGGGCCAAAAACACCTTCAATCTCCTGTCCGTCGGCGCTCGGCGCCTCGAGGTCACGCACTACATGTACTTCGAGGAGGTGTCCGGCTTCGCGCCCCAAAGCGTCCACACCTTTCCGCGCTCCCCTCGCCGCTGGTTCGAGACGTCCGCGGCTCCCGAGCGAGGCGCCGCCTCCGGCTCCGGTGCGAACCGGCCGGTCCGCGCCGAGGTGGGCCCATGA
- the tsaD gene encoding tRNA (adenosine(37)-N6)-threonylcarbamoyltransferase complex transferase subunit TsaD, with amino-acid sequence MTDPVVLGIETSCDETSAALLCGDSDLLAHLILSQDVHALYGGVVPELAARAHLAVLDDVVEGALREGGIALSDVDAIGVTAGPGLIGALLVGVCWAKAAAFALGKPLVAVHHMEAHLFAPSLEDPEAQPPFVALLVSGGHTLLIHAEGWGRYRLLGETRDDAAGEAFDKVAKLLELPYPGGPRVEALALEGDGERYDFPRPMLRSDQSPEDPAFFDVSFSGLKTAVAIQVQATREEAAFGGARADLAAGFQEAVVDTLVSKTLRAVEATGCRRVLLGGGVSANRRLREQMVARLGESGRVFHATPRLSLDNGAMVARAAAFHLAAGNTAGWDLCADASLPFPGME; translated from the coding sequence GTGACCGACCCGGTGGTCCTCGGGATCGAGACTTCGTGTGACGAGACATCCGCGGCTCTCCTTTGCGGCGATTCCGACCTCCTCGCTCACCTGATCCTCTCCCAGGATGTCCACGCGCTTTATGGCGGCGTCGTCCCCGAGCTCGCCGCGCGCGCGCATCTCGCGGTCCTCGACGACGTCGTCGAAGGAGCTCTGCGTGAGGGGGGAATCGCCCTTTCCGACGTGGACGCCATCGGGGTCACCGCCGGTCCCGGCCTCATCGGGGCGCTTCTCGTTGGGGTTTGCTGGGCGAAGGCCGCCGCATTCGCCCTCGGGAAGCCGCTTGTCGCCGTCCACCACATGGAGGCGCACCTCTTCGCGCCCTCGCTGGAAGACCCCGAGGCCCAGCCCCCTTTCGTTGCCCTCCTAGTGTCCGGCGGCCACACGCTTCTGATCCACGCGGAGGGGTGGGGCCGGTACCGACTTCTCGGCGAGACGAGGGACGACGCGGCCGGCGAGGCCTTCGACAAGGTGGCCAAGCTCCTCGAGCTCCCATACCCTGGCGGGCCGCGGGTCGAAGCCCTCGCGCTCGAGGGGGACGGGGAACGCTACGACTTCCCCCGTCCCATGCTTCGAAGCGACCAGTCGCCCGAGGATCCCGCCTTCTTCGACGTCTCCTTCTCGGGGCTCAAGACGGCGGTCGCGATCCAGGTACAGGCGACGCGGGAAGAGGCGGCGTTCGGGGGAGCGCGCGCGGACCTCGCCGCCGGATTCCAGGAGGCGGTCGTGGACACTCTCGTGTCGAAGACCTTGCGAGCCGTCGAGGCGACCGGATGCCGTCGCGTCCTCCTCGGCGGCGGGGTCTCCGCGAACCGGAGGCTCCGCGAACAGATGGTGGCGAGGCTCGGAGAGTCCGGGCGGGTTTTCCACGCCACGCCACGCCTCTCGCTGGACAACGGTGCGATGGTCGCGCGGGCCGCCGCCTTTCACCTCGCGGCCGGGAACACCGCCGGGTGGGACCTCTGTGCCGACGCGTCTCTCCCCTTCCCTGGGATGGAGTAA
- a CDS encoding TlpA disulfide reductase family protein yields the protein MRKKSSNLAYLIAAAGGLAVVIAAWLLRDNPAFRPIVGGSEAPAFTANTLDGQPRSLEDFGDKVVLLNIWATWCPPCIEELPSMQRLYEALQGEPFEIVAVSVDATLGQADPDGKIGGNVGEFVRSFGLTFPILHDPGGEIRYTYKTTALPESFLIRRDGIVHRKVSGGTEWDTPAWIEEIRRLMDEGD from the coding sequence ATGCGGAAGAAGTCATCCAATCTTGCCTACCTCATCGCCGCCGCCGGTGGGCTCGCGGTCGTGATCGCGGCGTGGCTTCTGCGCGACAATCCCGCGTTTCGCCCGATCGTCGGCGGGTCTGAAGCACCGGCCTTCACCGCGAACACCCTCGACGGGCAGCCCCGCTCGCTCGAGGACTTCGGCGACAAGGTCGTCCTCCTGAACATCTGGGCGACTTGGTGCCCCCCGTGCATCGAAGAACTTCCCTCGATGCAGCGCCTCTACGAGGCGCTCCAGGGGGAGCCCTTCGAAATCGTGGCGGTGAGCGTGGACGCCACGCTGGGGCAGGCAGACCCCGATGGAAAGATCGGAGGGAACGTCGGAGAGTTCGTCCGATCCTTCGGGTTGACCTTTCCGATCCTTCACGATCCCGGGGGAGAGATCCGGTACACCTATAAGACGACGGCACTCCCCGAATCGTTTCTGATTCGTAGGGACGGAATCGTGCACCGCAAGGTCTCCGGGGGGACGGAGTGGGACACTCCCGCCTGGATCGAGGAGATCCGGCGTCTCATGGACGAAGGGGACTAG
- a CDS encoding PASTA domain-containing protein encodes MKLGGSLRRRRPSRSGGEGHGTPDIRALLEERRVRLGLLALGVLLAGSGSGYLYATQVMFPGGAEEVLDFREVPDLLDLPIAEAETIVRERGLQVGAVDSIQHPEVPGGTILGQSPLPGQLALPGGTIELTVSLGPERRVIPDVTRLRADRALTVLRTTGFMVAVDSVEAELPGGRIVATVPAAGTELALPSEVRLTVSLGPPLIAMPNLAGVQDERARVVLDSLGLVLGEVETRFRFGFNQGEVLEHFPPADSLIPVGTEVRLVIGRGFF; translated from the coding sequence ATGAAGCTCGGAGGATCGTTGCGACGTCGCCGGCCTTCTCGAAGCGGAGGAGAGGGCCACGGTACTCCCGACATTCGCGCGCTCCTCGAGGAGCGTCGTGTGCGTCTCGGGCTCCTGGCCCTGGGCGTGCTCCTCGCAGGGTCGGGATCGGGGTATCTTTACGCGACCCAGGTCATGTTCCCCGGAGGCGCGGAGGAGGTCCTCGACTTCCGCGAAGTGCCTGACTTGCTGGATCTTCCGATCGCGGAAGCGGAAACAATCGTGCGGGAGCGGGGGTTGCAGGTGGGCGCCGTAGACTCGATCCAACACCCGGAGGTCCCGGGTGGCACGATCCTCGGGCAGAGCCCACTTCCGGGACAGCTCGCCCTCCCTGGCGGAACGATCGAGTTGACGGTGAGCCTGGGACCGGAGCGCAGGGTCATTCCGGATGTCACCCGCCTGAGAGCGGACCGGGCGCTGACCGTGCTCCGGACCACCGGCTTCATGGTGGCCGTGGACTCGGTCGAGGCGGAGCTTCCCGGGGGACGAATCGTCGCGACCGTTCCTGCCGCTGGAACGGAGTTGGCGCTCCCTTCCGAAGTGCGGCTTACGGTGAGCCTGGGCCCGCCGCTTATCGCGATGCCGAACCTGGCCGGAGTGCAGGATGAGCGGGCCCGCGTCGTGCTCGATTCGCTCGGTTTGGTCCTAGGCGAGGTCGAAACGCGGTTTCGGTTCGGATTCAACCAGGGCGAAGTGCTCGAACACTTTCCCCCGGCGGATTCCCTGATTCCTGTGGGAACCGAGGTGCGGCTCGTGATTGGCCGGGGCTTTTTCTAA
- a CDS encoding transcription antitermination factor NusB: protein MRARALALLEEVERGRRLDVAWEGAAPTLSPAERGWVQEAVYGTLRLRGRLDFILGLHLTRGLDSVPPPLLRILRLGAYQLFQMGSVPAYAAVSESVKLAKSVGGAKGAGLVNAVLRALALAGTGPERFPDFAVDPVANLSTWGSHPRWLVERWVARFGAEGARPIVEAGNRIPELFFRPVGLGPREAADRLEAAGIAPEPGPEGSRTLRLPRGTDPRAALAASPGIIQDPSASSVVGFASPQRGWRVADLCAAPGGKGIGMMDLGALVVGADPSPARLLRMRDALRRLGLPERLAVARAEAPPFRELDMALVDAPCTGTGTLARHPDARWRLGADAPEEMARVQARILEGAASAVRTGGVLVYATCTLEEEENEGTVRSFLSGHPDFRLDGNPGILRVLPGGDRTDGAFAARLRKES, encoded by the coding sequence CTGAGAGCCCGGGCGCTCGCGCTCCTCGAAGAGGTCGAGCGGGGGCGGAGGCTCGACGTGGCCTGGGAAGGCGCGGCCCCGACGCTCTCCCCAGCCGAGCGCGGGTGGGTGCAGGAGGCGGTGTACGGGACGCTTCGCCTGCGCGGCCGCCTCGACTTCATCCTGGGTCTCCACCTAACGCGCGGCCTCGACTCGGTCCCACCCCCCCTTCTCCGCATCCTTCGCCTCGGCGCTTACCAGCTTTTTCAAATGGGGTCCGTCCCGGCATACGCGGCGGTCTCCGAATCGGTGAAGTTGGCCAAGAGCGTGGGAGGCGCGAAAGGGGCCGGGCTGGTAAACGCCGTCCTCCGCGCGCTGGCGCTGGCGGGAACCGGACCCGAGCGATTTCCCGATTTCGCGGTGGACCCGGTGGCGAACCTCTCGACCTGGGGGTCGCACCCTCGGTGGCTCGTCGAACGATGGGTCGCCCGTTTCGGGGCCGAGGGGGCGCGCCCGATCGTCGAGGCGGGGAACCGAATTCCGGAGCTCTTTTTTCGGCCCGTGGGGCTCGGACCGCGGGAGGCCGCAGATCGCCTCGAGGCCGCCGGGATCGCTCCGGAGCCCGGACCGGAGGGCTCGCGGACCCTTCGGCTCCCCCGCGGCACCGATCCCCGGGCCGCCCTCGCGGCCTCGCCTGGAATCATCCAGGATCCTTCCGCGTCCAGCGTCGTCGGCTTCGCGTCTCCCCAGCGGGGATGGCGGGTTGCGGACCTCTGCGCCGCCCCGGGCGGTAAAGGAATTGGGATGATGGATTTGGGCGCCCTCGTCGTGGGCGCCGATCCGTCGCCGGCACGCCTCCTGAGGATGCGCGACGCGCTCCGGAGGCTCGGGCTTCCCGAGCGGCTGGCCGTGGCGCGAGCCGAAGCGCCGCCATTTAGAGAGTTGGACATGGCGCTCGTGGATGCCCCCTGCACGGGGACGGGGACGCTCGCCCGCCACCCGGACGCGCGGTGGCGGCTGGGTGCGGACGCACCCGAAGAGATGGCACGAGTCCAGGCACGAATCCTTGAGGGGGCGGCGTCCGCGGTGCGCACGGGCGGCGTCCTCGTTTACGCGACATGCACGCTCGAGGAAGAGGAAAACGAGGGAACCGTCCGGTCGTTCCTGTCGGGGCACCCGGACTTTCGGCTCGACGGCAACCCTGGAATCCTCCGGGTTCTCCCGGGAGGGGACCGCACCGACGGGGCCTTCGCGGCCCGGCTGAGGAAGGAGTCATGA
- a CDS encoding thiazole synthase has translation MTGGTTAAQLRADGPLRIADRDFTSRLIVGTGKYRDNDIMVRAIRASGAEMVTVAVRRVELDRSQDTSILHHLSPDEFFILPNTAGCYTAADAVRYARLGRAAGLNDWVKLEVIGDEKTLLPDVHATLDAARTLAEEGFRVLAYTNDDLITALRLEDAGCVAVMPLASPIGSGLGLINPYYIREIKARLRVTVIVDAGVGTASDACATMEQGVDGVLMNTAIAAADDPVAMARAMRLGIEAGRLAYLAGRMPKREVAVPSSPTRGMLD, from the coding sequence ATGACCGGAGGGACGACGGCAGCGCAGCTCCGGGCGGACGGACCCCTCCGTATCGCGGATCGGGACTTCACGTCGCGCCTGATCGTGGGGACCGGGAAGTACCGTGACAACGACATCATGGTGCGGGCGATCCGCGCGAGCGGGGCGGAGATGGTCACCGTCGCGGTGCGGCGGGTCGAGCTCGATCGTTCGCAGGATACCTCCATCCTTCACCACCTCTCGCCCGACGAGTTTTTCATCCTTCCGAACACGGCCGGGTGTTATACGGCCGCGGACGCCGTCCGCTACGCTCGGCTCGGCCGGGCGGCTGGGCTGAATGACTGGGTGAAGCTGGAGGTCATAGGAGACGAAAAGACGCTCCTCCCGGACGTCCACGCGACCCTCGATGCCGCGCGCACTCTCGCCGAGGAGGGTTTCAGAGTCCTCGCATATACGAACGACGACCTGATCACCGCCTTGAGGCTCGAGGATGCTGGATGCGTCGCCGTGATGCCCCTGGCTTCTCCGATCGGGAGCGGACTCGGGCTGATCAACCCTTATTACATCCGCGAGATCAAGGCGCGCCTCCGGGTGACCGTCATCGTGGATGCGGGGGTGGGGACGGCGTCGGACGCCTGCGCGACGATGGAGCAGGGGGTGGACGGCGTGCTCATGAACACCGCGATCGCGGCGGCCGACGACCCCGTCGCCATGGCGCGCGCCATGCGCCTCGGGATCGAGGCCGGACGGTTGGCCTACCTCGCGGGCCGGATGCCGAAGCGCGAGGTCGCGGTGCCGAGCTCTCCGACGCGCGGGATGCTCGACTGA
- the thiS gene encoding sulfur carrier protein ThiS, whose product MSAKGMETRVAPATIRLRVNGTDRTVPAGETVRGLLESLDLVPATIVVEHNLEILDRATYDHILLREGDRLELVHFVGGG is encoded by the coding sequence ATGAGCGCAAAAGGAATGGAAACGAGGGTGGCCCCGGCCACGATCCGCCTCCGGGTGAACGGGACCGACAGGACCGTTCCCGCTGGCGAGACGGTGCGCGGGCTTCTCGAAAGCCTCGATCTCGTTCCCGCGACGATCGTCGTGGAGCACAACCTGGAGATCCTGGACCGCGCTACTTACGATCATATTCTCCTTCGGGAAGGGGACCGGCTCGAGCTCGTGCATTTTGTGGGGGGCGGATGA
- a CDS encoding thiamine phosphate synthase, translated as MTDDRVLASPGFLAAAREVMAATGGGAAFHLRGPRTSGRRLWEIGSALRPGARREGVTFLVNDRVDLALVLEADGAHLGERSLRTADARAILGPGALLGCSVHDAPGAGSAGEGAVSGAGADFLVAGPVFATPSHPGRSGIGPEGLGRIVTAGRGIPVVAIGGITAKTIPAVLGAGAHGVAVVRSAWESVAVRNAVLKLMRELGGTEEGS; from the coding sequence GTGACGGACGACCGGGTCCTCGCCTCCCCGGGGTTCCTCGCCGCGGCCCGGGAAGTGATGGCGGCAACGGGCGGGGGGGCCGCGTTCCACCTGAGGGGACCACGGACGAGTGGGCGTCGCCTCTGGGAGATCGGAAGTGCACTACGGCCCGGGGCACGAAGAGAGGGAGTTACCTTTCTCGTGAACGACCGGGTAGATCTGGCGCTCGTTCTCGAAGCGGATGGTGCGCACCTCGGCGAACGCAGCCTTCGGACCGCGGATGCACGGGCGATTCTCGGGCCAGGCGCTCTCCTGGGGTGCTCGGTTCACGACGCCCCCGGTGCGGGGAGCGCGGGCGAAGGGGCCGTCTCCGGTGCCGGCGCCGACTTCCTTGTGGCCGGACCGGTCTTCGCGACCCCATCGCACCCGGGGCGGTCGGGGATCGGGCCGGAAGGGCTCGGCCGGATCGTGACGGCAGGTCGAGGAATTCCGGTCGTCGCGATCGGCGGGATCACCGCGAAAACGATCCCCGCCGTGCTGGGCGCCGGCGCCCACGGCGTGGCCGTGGTCCGAAGCGCCTGGGAGTCGGTCGCAGTACGGAATGCGGTTTTGAAGCTCATGCGGGAGCTCGGTGGAACCGAGGAGGGTTCATGA
- the fmt gene encoding methionyl-tRNA formyltransferase, which translates to MRVLFWGTPDFAIPSLGALIGEGHDVVGVVTRPDRPAGRGRRLRASPVKKAALEEGLPVLTPEHPRGEAFLNALRLLDPQISIVVAYGHILVPEVLELPELASWNVHASLLPELRGAAPVNWAIARGYETTGITIMRMTAGMDEGPILLQREVPIAPDDTASVLYARLSELGAEALVEALGLLEAGMVKPREQDHARATYAPKLDRDGARVDWRRTAVEIARHVRGMDRIPGAWTTLDGEAIKLFRPAVVEAGREAAEGEILVADPAEGLLVRAGQGAVRIGEVQPSGKRQMKAVDWLRGGGALVGDTFL; encoded by the coding sequence GTGAGGGTGCTCTTCTGGGGCACTCCGGACTTCGCCATCCCCTCTCTCGGAGCCCTGATCGGGGAGGGACACGACGTCGTCGGCGTGGTGACCCGGCCCGACCGTCCGGCGGGTCGGGGGCGCCGGCTGCGGGCTTCGCCCGTGAAGAAGGCCGCCCTCGAGGAAGGGCTCCCGGTCCTCACTCCCGAGCACCCGCGGGGAGAGGCTTTCCTGAACGCCCTCAGGCTCCTCGATCCACAGATCTCGATCGTCGTGGCTTACGGCCACATCCTCGTCCCGGAAGTGCTCGAACTCCCAGAGCTCGCGTCCTGGAATGTCCACGCTTCGCTCCTTCCCGAACTGCGGGGAGCGGCGCCGGTGAACTGGGCGATCGCTCGGGGTTACGAGACCACCGGAATCACGATCATGCGGATGACGGCGGGGATGGACGAGGGACCGATCCTCCTCCAGCGAGAGGTTCCGATCGCCCCCGACGACACCGCTTCCGTCCTTTATGCGCGCCTTTCCGAGCTTGGCGCCGAGGCACTGGTTGAAGCGCTCGGACTCCTCGAGGCGGGAATGGTGAAGCCTCGGGAGCAGGACCATGCGCGTGCGACCTACGCGCCGAAGCTCGACCGCGACGGGGCGCGGGTAGATTGGCGCCGCACCGCAGTGGAAATTGCGCGGCATGTTCGGGGAATGGACAGGATTCCGGGAGCCTGGACCACCCTCGACGGCGAGGCGATCAAGCTCTTCCGGCCGGCGGTAGTGGAGGCCGGGAGGGAGGCCGCCGAAGGAGAGATCCTCGTCGCGGATCCCGCCGAGGGGCTCCTGGTCCGGGCGGGGCAAGGAGCGGTTCGGATCGGTGAGGTGCAGCCGTCCGGGAAGCGCCAGATGAAGGCGGTGGACTGGCTCCGCGGGGGAGGCGCTCTCGTCGGGGACACTTTCCTCTGA
- the def gene encoding peptide deformylase, whose amino-acid sequence MAVREIVILGDPILREKANAVETFDEALRELVRDMFHTMVFAEGAGLAAPQIGIPFRVLVADTSRGEEGKGERHAVVNPTIVELGVEEERESEGCLSVPGVSDIVSRPGRVVLEGFDPMGSPIRIEAEGLLSRVLQHEVDHLEGILFFDRISPLKRRLLLSKYKKLLLEESA is encoded by the coding sequence ATGGCGGTGCGAGAGATCGTTATACTGGGCGACCCGATCCTTCGGGAAAAGGCGAATGCGGTGGAGACCTTCGACGAAGCTCTTCGGGAGCTCGTCAGGGACATGTTCCACACAATGGTTTTCGCCGAAGGGGCTGGACTCGCGGCCCCGCAAATCGGGATTCCGTTCCGCGTGCTCGTGGCCGACACCAGCCGCGGGGAAGAAGGAAAGGGTGAGCGCCACGCCGTCGTGAATCCGACGATCGTCGAGCTGGGTGTCGAGGAGGAGCGGGAATCCGAGGGGTGCCTGAGTGTCCCCGGGGTAAGCGACATCGTGAGCCGGCCGGGACGGGTGGTTCTCGAAGGATTCGACCCCATGGGGAGTCCTATCAGGATCGAGGCAGAAGGGCTGCTCAGCCGAGTTCTGCAACATGAAGTGGACCACCTGGAGGGGATTCTCTTCTTCGATCGGATCTCCCCGCTGAAGCGGCGGCTCCTCCTGAGCAAGTACAAAAAGCTCCTATTGGAGGAGAGTGCGTGA
- the yajC gene encoding preprotein translocase subunit YajC, which produces MLSIAIQVLLIGAIFYWLLIKPQRDERKRHQAMVAALKKGDEVATVGGIIGTIVHVEEDRVTLKTGENTRLVVERQKISRTAAPGTST; this is translated from the coding sequence ATGCTTTCGATCGCGATCCAGGTCCTCCTGATCGGGGCGATCTTCTATTGGCTCCTCATCAAGCCTCAGCGGGACGAGAGGAAACGCCATCAGGCGATGGTGGCGGCGCTGAAGAAGGGCGACGAGGTCGCCACCGTGGGTGGGATCATCGGCACGATCGTCCACGTCGAAGAGGATCGGGTGACGCTCAAGACCGGCGAAAACACCCGGCTCGTCGTCGAGCGGCAGAAGATCAGCCGGACGGCCGCGCCTGGCACTTCGACCTGA